In Chitinophaga sp. HK235, a single window of DNA contains:
- a CDS encoding ATP-dependent DNA helicase RecQ, which translates to MYKALSTPVAILQQYWGYSQFRALQEDIINSILAGQDTLALLPTGGGKSICFQVPAMMKPGLCLVITPLIALMKDQVANLKRKGISAYSIYSGMLYKDVERVLEAARRGGCKFLYVSPERLQSKLFQTYCDGLPVNLIAVDEAHCISQWGYDFRPAYLKIADIRSFFPDTPVLALTASATPRVQTDICDKLLMNEAKVFTKSFTRANLSYSVLEEATKIDKVKHILDRVPGCGIVYCRNRKRTKEIATLLQLQGIPASYYHAGLPQAERAARQEAWINNETRIMVCTNAFGMGIDKPDVRVVVHYDIPDGLEAYYQEAGRAGRDEQKAYAVLLYNEGELAEMQERIALQFPTQEQVREVYQCIVNYLQVPVGSAEGVYFDFDINEFARTFQLNLTMVYSAVKLLEQEEVLQLSESVFLPSRVEFVTNKESLYAFESAYPVLEEIIKVLLRTYEGIFDHSVPVYERQIGRIMYMEDDDIAAQLQQLHQYGVIHYQARRDEPQLCFLQERVSASQLRINMARVEVRKKAYTDRLAAMFAYARHGEICRTQQLVAYFGEKDAKPCGVCDVCLKKKSVPMDAAMFKRISDDVITILKKQPLLFADLHHQLADVRRNDLMAVLQFMNEEGLLRRDEEGKLCI; encoded by the coding sequence TTGTACAAAGCTTTGAGCACACCCGTCGCCATACTACAGCAATACTGGGGTTACAGCCAGTTCCGCGCATTACAGGAAGATATTATCAACAGTATCCTGGCAGGCCAGGATACCCTTGCTTTGTTACCCACAGGCGGCGGTAAATCCATCTGTTTTCAGGTACCTGCCATGATGAAACCTGGGCTCTGTCTCGTGATCACGCCGTTGATCGCATTGATGAAAGACCAGGTGGCCAATCTCAAACGGAAAGGCATCTCCGCTTATTCCATCTACTCCGGTATGTTGTATAAAGATGTGGAACGTGTGCTGGAAGCGGCTCGCAGAGGAGGATGCAAATTCCTGTATGTATCTCCGGAACGCTTGCAAAGCAAACTTTTTCAGACTTATTGTGATGGCCTGCCGGTAAACCTGATTGCGGTAGATGAAGCCCACTGTATCTCCCAGTGGGGATATGATTTCCGGCCTGCCTATCTGAAAATAGCGGATATCCGCAGTTTTTTCCCTGATACACCAGTACTGGCGCTCACCGCATCTGCCACCCCCAGGGTGCAGACAGATATCTGCGATAAACTGCTGATGAATGAGGCAAAGGTGTTTACCAAAAGTTTCACCCGTGCCAATCTATCTTACAGTGTGCTGGAAGAAGCCACCAAAATTGATAAAGTAAAACATATCCTGGACCGCGTGCCCGGATGCGGTATAGTATACTGCCGCAACCGCAAACGGACCAAGGAAATAGCCACGCTGCTGCAGTTGCAGGGAATACCGGCCAGTTACTATCATGCCGGCCTGCCACAGGCCGAACGTGCCGCGCGGCAGGAAGCCTGGATCAATAACGAAACCCGTATCATGGTGTGCACCAATGCTTTTGGCATGGGCATCGATAAGCCGGATGTGCGGGTGGTGGTGCATTACGATATCCCTGATGGCCTGGAAGCCTACTATCAGGAAGCCGGCCGTGCCGGCCGCGACGAACAGAAAGCCTACGCCGTACTGCTCTACAATGAGGGGGAACTGGCGGAAATGCAGGAACGTATTGCGTTGCAGTTCCCTACGCAGGAGCAGGTGCGCGAAGTATACCAGTGTATTGTCAACTATCTGCAGGTACCGGTAGGTAGTGCGGAAGGAGTGTATTTTGACTTTGATATCAACGAATTTGCCCGCACTTTCCAGTTGAACCTCACTATGGTGTACAGTGCTGTAAAGCTGCTGGAGCAGGAAGAAGTATTACAGCTGAGTGAAAGCGTGTTCCTGCCTTCCCGGGTAGAGTTTGTGACCAACAAGGAATCCCTGTATGCTTTTGAAAGCGCCTATCCTGTACTGGAAGAGATCATCAAGGTGTTGCTGCGTACCTATGAAGGTATTTTTGATCATTCGGTGCCTGTCTACGAGCGGCAGATAGGCAGGATCATGTATATGGAAGATGATGATATTGCAGCACAGCTGCAACAGCTTCACCAGTATGGCGTTATTCACTACCAGGCCCGTCGCGACGAGCCACAGCTTTGTTTCTTACAGGAAAGAGTGTCTGCGTCCCAGCTGCGGATCAATATGGCCCGGGTGGAGGTGAGGAAAAAAGCCTATACCGACAGACTTGCGGCCATGTTTGCGTATGCCCGTCACGGTGAGATCTGCCGCACACAGCAACTGGTAGCTTATTTCGGAGAAAAGGATGCCAAACCTTGTGGTGTCTGTGATGTATGTCTGAAGAAAAAATCGGTACCAATGGATGCTGCTATGTTTAAGCGTATATCCGATGACGTTATCACGATTTTAAAAAAGCAGCCGCTGTTATTTGCGGACCTTCATCATCAGCTGGCGGATGTGCGGAGGAATGACCTGATGGCCGTGTTGCAGTTTATGAATGAAGAAGGGTTGTTGCGTCGCGATGAAGAAGGAAAACTCTGTATTTAG
- the tsaE gene encoding tRNA (adenosine(37)-N6)-threonylcarbamoyltransferase complex ATPase subunit type 1 TsaE, producing MQWTFTLEQLPEVAGAFWEYFGDKQVFTLNGPMGAGKTTMIKALCAAKGVADATASPTFSIINEYGYLDPQGRPRRIYHLDLYRLKDEDDAISAGVEDTLYQDAISFVEWPDVIAPLLPPDTVHLQLEVLPDQKRVLREIAASDK from the coding sequence ATGCAATGGACATTTACGCTGGAACAGCTGCCGGAGGTAGCAGGTGCTTTCTGGGAATATTTTGGCGATAAACAGGTATTTACGCTTAACGGACCTATGGGTGCCGGGAAAACAACCATGATCAAGGCCCTGTGTGCGGCCAAAGGTGTAGCCGACGCTACGGCAAGTCCCACTTTTTCCATCATCAATGAATATGGCTACCTCGACCCACAGGGACGCCCCCGCCGTATTTATCATCTCGACCTCTACCGGTTAAAGGATGAGGACGATGCTATCAGCGCCGGCGTGGAAGACACACTCTACCAGGACGCCATCAGCTTCGTGGAATGGCCCGACGTGATAGCCCCGCTCCTGCCTCCTGATACGGTCCATCTTCAGCTGGAAGTACTCCCCGATCAAAAAAGGGTGCTTCGCGAAATCGCCGCATCTGACAAATAG
- a CDS encoding alanine dehydrogenase, producing MEQRQKPVVSAGFTYSPLEETLDIPQKNSRLYIGIPKENSFQENRIALTPDAVSILAAHGHHIVVEHKAGDGSHYYDTDYSEAGAEIVYDKKEVFKAEIIVKSAPLNDEEIELLHPHQIIISPIHLAALKAPQVQKMMDKRITLLSFENLKDDAGTYPIVRAMSEIAGGAVMLIAGQYLSNGNKGKGILLGGITGIPPTKVVIIGAGIVGEFAARTAMALGASVKVFDNNIYKLKRLQNNIGVRVFTSVIQPKVLAEQLRNADVAVGALSSQSGRTPIVVTESMVSNMKAGSVIVDVSIDRGGCFETSEITSHENPVFKKYDVVHYCVPNIPSGFARTASEAISNVLMPLLIEAADDGGFENLVWIKRGIRNGIYLYKGALTNYHLSEKFKLKYTDLELLLAVKG from the coding sequence ATGGAGCAAAGGCAAAAACCTGTAGTGAGTGCTGGCTTTACTTATTCCCCACTGGAAGAAACGCTGGATATCCCACAAAAAAATTCCCGTTTGTATATCGGTATCCCAAAAGAAAACTCCTTCCAGGAAAACCGTATTGCCCTGACGCCTGACGCAGTAAGCATCTTAGCTGCACACGGACATCATATAGTGGTAGAACATAAAGCTGGCGACGGATCACATTATTATGATACCGACTACTCAGAAGCCGGTGCCGAGATCGTATATGATAAAAAAGAAGTGTTCAAAGCGGAGATCATCGTCAAGTCAGCCCCACTGAATGACGAAGAAATAGAATTACTACACCCGCACCAGATCATCATATCGCCCATCCACCTGGCAGCCCTGAAAGCGCCCCAGGTACAGAAAATGATGGACAAACGCATCACCCTGCTCTCTTTTGAAAACCTGAAAGACGATGCAGGCACCTACCCTATTGTAAGAGCCATGAGCGAAATAGCCGGCGGTGCTGTCATGCTCATAGCTGGTCAGTACCTGAGCAATGGCAATAAAGGTAAGGGTATCCTTTTGGGTGGCATCACCGGTATCCCACCTACCAAAGTGGTGATCATCGGGGCCGGTATCGTAGGGGAGTTTGCAGCCCGCACCGCAATGGCACTGGGTGCTTCTGTAAAAGTATTTGACAACAATATCTACAAACTTAAAAGACTGCAAAACAATATCGGTGTCCGGGTCTTCACTTCCGTGATCCAGCCCAAAGTGCTGGCCGAACAATTACGCAACGCCGATGTAGCCGTAGGAGCCTTATCTTCCCAAAGCGGCCGCACCCCCATCGTTGTTACCGAATCCATGGTCAGCAACATGAAAGCAGGATCAGTAATCGTAGATGTCAGCATAGACCGGGGCGGATGCTTCGAAACCTCCGAGATCACCAGCCACGAAAACCCGGTATTCAAAAAGTACGACGTAGTTCATTACTGCGTACCCAATATCCCCTCCGGCTTCGCCCGCACCGCCTCAGAAGCTATCAGTAACGTACTGATGCCCCTGCTCATAGAAGCAGCCGATGATGGCGGATTCGAAAATCTCGTATGGATCAAACGGGGTATCAGAAATGGTATTTACCTCTATAAAGGCGCCCTCACCAACTACCACCTCAGCGAAAAATTCAAACTGAAGTATACAGATCTGGAATTGCTGTTGGCCGTCAAAGGGTAA
- a CDS encoding Gfo/Idh/MocA family oxidoreductase: MSKVIKTGICSFGMSGQVFHAPFIHVNPGFEFTAVVERSKNLAKQRYPNVKVYTTVDEMLADKELELIVVNTPNYTHFDYVKAALEAGKNVVVEKPFTVNTEEAKALIELAASKKLLLSVYHNRRYDSDFKIVRKVINDGLLGDVLEAEIHYDRFKEELSYKKHKEEALPGTGSLYDLGSHLIDQALQLFGFPQAVWADIRIIRKESVVDDYFELVLYYNNLRVRLKCSYLIREALPSYQLHGRKGSFIKTKSDIQEAQLQRGLFPNSPDWGAEAPHEWGLLHTEIDGKVVKQFLPSTNGNYMEYYQGIYEALANNAPNPVNPRDAENVIRIIETAFQSSKEGKVIHLG, encoded by the coding sequence ATGAGTAAAGTTATTAAAACGGGCATCTGTTCTTTTGGCATGTCCGGACAAGTTTTCCATGCACCTTTTATACATGTGAATCCCGGGTTTGAATTCACGGCAGTGGTGGAACGTAGCAAAAACCTGGCAAAACAACGGTATCCTAACGTTAAAGTATATACGACTGTTGATGAAATGCTGGCAGATAAAGAGCTGGAACTGATTGTAGTCAACACACCCAACTATACCCACTTCGATTACGTAAAAGCCGCCCTGGAAGCAGGTAAAAACGTAGTAGTGGAAAAACCGTTTACTGTCAATACCGAAGAGGCTAAGGCGCTCATAGAACTGGCCGCCTCAAAAAAATTATTGCTCAGCGTCTATCACAACCGCCGCTATGACAGCGATTTCAAAATCGTACGGAAAGTCATCAACGATGGCCTGCTGGGCGATGTCCTGGAAGCAGAAATACACTACGACCGCTTTAAGGAAGAACTGAGCTATAAAAAACATAAGGAAGAAGCACTGCCCGGCACCGGCAGCCTCTACGACCTAGGCTCCCACCTGATTGACCAGGCCCTGCAACTGTTTGGCTTTCCACAGGCTGTATGGGCTGATATACGCATCATCCGCAAGGAGTCTGTCGTAGATGATTATTTTGAGCTGGTGCTTTATTACAATAACCTGCGGGTACGCCTTAAATGCAGTTACCTCATACGGGAAGCCCTCCCTTCCTATCAGTTGCATGGCCGTAAAGGGTCTTTCATCAAAACAAAATCTGATATACAGGAAGCTCAGCTGCAAAGAGGACTGTTTCCCAACAGCCCGGACTGGGGCGCAGAAGCACCACATGAATGGGGCCTCTTACACACAGAGATCGACGGCAAAGTGGTAAAACAGTTTTTACCCAGCACCAACGGCAATTACATGGAATATTACCAGGGTATATACGAAGCTTTGGCCAACAATGCGCCTAATCCGGTTAATCCCCGGGATGCAGAAAATGTGATCAGGATTATTGAAACAGCCTTCCAGAGCAGTAAAGAAGGCAAAGTGATTCATTTAGGTTAG
- a CDS encoding cation-translocating P-type ATPase has protein sequence MTSISCKVEGMHCTNCALSVSRYLEKKGMENVNVSFATEEVSFTAPAGADSAEVLQGINHLGFRVVLPDQAPTQVSVFNTLTFKFFFCLIFTLPLLLHMWVDWHWLHQPWTQFWLTLPVFLMGLWHFGKSAIRSIMNRMANMDVLVTLGASAAFVYSLIGTIVMGNPEYMFYETSAAIITLVFLGNLLEEKSVKQTTSAIAELAGMQVTTARLINTDHGHEHIHEVDNRTLRPGDCVLVNTGDKIPMDGTIYWGSAHINESMITGESEPVSKKEKDKVIGGTILEEGSIKVYITATGKDTVLSYIIELVKQAQQDKPPMQRLADRISAIFVPLVLSIAIITFLGWYFIGHTSLATAMMRSVAVLVIACPCAMGLATPAAVMVGLGRAARHGILIKGGHTLELFKNIKQVVFDKTGTLTTGKLVLRNYHSSLEDMAFRKIVYSLEKYSSHPIARSVAAMWKSAGEVPLQQVREHKGLGMRAKDPEGNEWQLGSFRMAAGVTQDDSHNLYLLRNGALMGWLDFTDEIRPEADTVIRQLKEAGIKPILLSGDTSRKCQELAAALGITEIYAEQSPQQKLQQIDRLMQTAPTAMVGDGINDAPALSKATIGISLSDATQVAMQSANVVLLNNHLGSLPLALGLGKHTYLTIKQNLFWAFIYNVVAIPVAALGFLNPIVGAGVMGLSDVVLAVNSVRLRYKNVSH, from the coding sequence ATGACATCAATCAGCTGCAAAGTGGAAGGGATGCATTGTACCAATTGTGCACTCAGCGTATCCCGCTATCTCGAGAAAAAAGGTATGGAAAATGTCAATGTCAGCTTCGCTACGGAGGAGGTGAGTTTCACCGCTCCTGCCGGCGCCGACTCCGCAGAAGTGCTGCAAGGCATCAACCACCTCGGTTTCCGCGTAGTACTGCCCGACCAGGCACCCACCCAGGTATCTGTTTTTAATACCCTGACCTTCAAATTCTTCTTTTGTTTAATATTTACACTGCCCTTATTGCTGCATATGTGGGTCGACTGGCATTGGCTGCATCAGCCATGGACCCAGTTCTGGCTGACACTGCCGGTATTCCTGATGGGACTATGGCACTTCGGCAAAAGCGCCATCCGCTCTATAATGAACCGTATGGCCAATATGGACGTACTGGTGACCCTCGGCGCCAGCGCCGCCTTTGTATACAGCCTTATCGGCACTATTGTGATGGGCAACCCGGAATACATGTTTTATGAGACGAGCGCTGCTATCATCACCCTGGTATTCCTGGGCAATCTTCTGGAAGAAAAGTCGGTGAAACAGACCACTTCTGCCATTGCAGAACTGGCCGGCATGCAGGTGACCACCGCCCGGCTCATCAATACCGACCATGGGCATGAACATATCCACGAAGTAGACAACCGTACCCTCCGTCCTGGTGACTGTGTGCTGGTCAATACCGGAGATAAAATCCCTATGGACGGCACTATTTACTGGGGCAGCGCCCATATCAACGAATCCATGATTACCGGCGAAAGCGAACCTGTCAGCAAAAAGGAAAAAGACAAAGTGATAGGCGGTACCATCCTGGAAGAAGGCAGCATCAAGGTTTATATAACTGCCACCGGCAAAGACACCGTGTTGTCTTACATCATAGAACTGGTAAAACAGGCCCAGCAGGACAAGCCGCCCATGCAGCGGCTGGCAGACCGTATCAGCGCCATTTTTGTGCCGCTGGTGCTGAGTATCGCCATCATCACCTTCCTGGGCTGGTATTTTATAGGACATACTTCGTTGGCTACGGCTATGATGCGGAGTGTGGCTGTGCTGGTAATCGCCTGTCCCTGTGCAATGGGGCTGGCTACACCTGCCGCCGTCATGGTGGGACTGGGACGTGCCGCCCGGCATGGTATCCTGATCAAAGGCGGGCATACCCTGGAACTGTTCAAAAATATCAAACAGGTAGTATTCGATAAAACAGGAACACTCACCACCGGAAAACTGGTACTGCGCAATTACCACAGCTCCCTGGAGGATATGGCTTTCCGGAAGATCGTTTACAGCCTGGAAAAATATTCATCTCACCCGATAGCCCGCTCTGTGGCCGCCATGTGGAAATCTGCCGGTGAAGTGCCCCTGCAGCAGGTAAGGGAACACAAAGGCCTCGGCATGCGTGCCAAAGACCCGGAAGGCAATGAGTGGCAGCTGGGCTCCTTCCGCATGGCAGCCGGTGTAACACAGGATGATAGCCATAACCTCTACCTCCTTCGCAATGGTGCACTCATGGGATGGCTCGACTTCACCGATGAAATACGGCCCGAAGCTGATACAGTCATCCGCCAGCTGAAAGAAGCCGGCATAAAACCGATATTGCTGAGCGGTGATACCAGCCGCAAATGTCAGGAGCTGGCTGCAGCATTGGGCATCACCGAAATATATGCTGAGCAGTCGCCCCAGCAGAAGCTGCAACAGATCGACCGTTTAATGCAAACAGCTCCCACCGCCATGGTGGGCGATGGTATCAACGATGCTCCGGCTCTCTCCAAAGCTACCATTGGTATCTCTTTGAGTGATGCCACCCAGGTGGCCATGCAGAGTGCCAATGTAGTGCTGTTGAATAATCATCTGGGCTCGCTGCCGCTGGCATTGGGTCTTGGTAAACATACCTATCTCACCATCAAACAGAATCTTTTCTGGGCCTTTATTTACAATGTGGTAGCCATTCCGGTAGCAGCGCTGGGCTTTTTAAATCCTATCGTTGGTGCTGGTGTGATGGGCCTTTCCGATGTGGTGCTGGCGGTCAATTCAGTACGCCTGCGGTATAAGAACGTGTCACACTGA
- a CDS encoding helicase HerA-like domain-containing protein, which produces MANKEAFLESIKNGYTFKGEHFKLGCAMLDGEVISGADVYLPLKMMNRHGLIAGATGTGKTKTLQIIAEGLSDASVPVLLMDIKGDLSGIAAAGTDNPKIQERYQKIGGTWSPAAYPAELLSLSQEKGVRLRATTSEFGPILLSKILELNDTQAGLVSMLFKYCDDNKLPLLDLKDFKKVLQYASDEGKADLEKDYGKISTTSTGTILRKVIELEQQGADLFFGEKSFEVDDLMRISDDGRGMVSILRVSDIQDRPKLFSTFMLSLLAELYATLPEEGDLDKPKLVMFIDEAHLIFNEASDALLKQIDTIIKLIRSKGVGIFFCTQNPMDVPASVLGQLGLKVQHALRAFTANDRKTIKQTAENYPLSDFYKTDELLTQIGIGEALITCLNEKGVPTPLAATMLVTPRSRMDVLTDAEADTLVNNSRLVKKYAETIDNESAYEILNAKLQEAADKTAAAATTASNQSGKGKPEKSVFEQVMESSAMKQAGRTAANVITRSLLGALGLGGRSKKSSWF; this is translated from the coding sequence ATGGCCAATAAAGAAGCATTTCTGGAATCGATCAAGAACGGCTATACATTTAAAGGCGAGCATTTCAAGTTGGGATGCGCAATGCTGGATGGTGAAGTGATCAGTGGCGCAGATGTATACCTGCCATTAAAAATGATGAACAGACATGGTCTGATTGCCGGCGCTACCGGCACAGGGAAAACCAAAACCCTGCAGATCATTGCCGAAGGCCTCAGCGACGCCAGCGTCCCGGTATTGTTGATGGATATCAAAGGAGACCTCAGTGGCATCGCAGCCGCAGGTACCGACAACCCGAAAATACAGGAACGTTATCAGAAAATAGGTGGCACCTGGTCGCCCGCCGCCTACCCGGCGGAACTGTTGTCACTCAGCCAGGAAAAAGGAGTACGCCTCCGCGCCACCACCAGCGAGTTTGGCCCCATCCTGCTGTCCAAAATCCTGGAACTCAACGATACCCAGGCCGGCCTGGTATCCATGCTATTCAAATACTGTGACGATAATAAACTCCCCCTGCTCGACCTCAAAGACTTTAAAAAAGTGCTGCAATACGCCAGCGACGAAGGAAAAGCAGACCTGGAAAAAGATTATGGTAAAATATCTACCACTTCTACCGGCACCATCCTGCGTAAAGTGATAGAACTGGAACAACAAGGCGCAGACCTCTTCTTCGGTGAAAAATCCTTTGAAGTGGACGACCTGATGCGTATCAGCGACGACGGCCGTGGTATGGTATCTATCCTGAGAGTCAGTGATATACAGGACAGACCCAAACTCTTCTCCACCTTCATGCTCAGCCTCCTGGCAGAGTTATATGCCACCCTGCCCGAAGAAGGAGATCTGGACAAACCAAAACTGGTTATGTTCATCGATGAAGCACACCTCATCTTCAACGAAGCCAGCGACGCCTTACTCAAACAAATTGATACCATCATCAAACTGATACGCTCCAAAGGTGTAGGCATCTTCTTCTGTACCCAAAATCCCATGGACGTCCCGGCCTCCGTGCTCGGACAGCTGGGCCTTAAAGTACAACACGCCCTGCGCGCCTTCACCGCCAACGACCGTAAAACCATCAAACAAACCGCAGAGAATTACCCGCTTTCCGACTTCTACAAAACGGATGAACTACTCACGCAGATCGGTATCGGCGAAGCACTCATCACCTGCCTCAACGAAAAAGGCGTGCCCACACCACTCGCAGCCACCATGCTGGTCACTCCACGCTCCCGCATGGACGTGCTCACAGACGCTGAAGCAGACACCCTCGTTAATAATTCCAGGCTCGTAAAAAAATACGCCGAAACCATCGACAACGAAAGCGCCTACGAAATACTCAACGCCAAACTACAGGAGGCTGCAGACAAAACAGCCGCTGCTGCTACCACAGCCAGCAACCAATCCGGTAAAGGCAAACCTGAAAAAAGCGTCTTTGAACAGGTGATGGAAAGCTCCGCCATGAAACAGGCCGGCCGTACAGCCGCCAACGTTATCACCCGCAGCCTGCTGGGCGCGCTGGGACTGGGTGGCAGGAGCAAGAAAAGCAGCTGGTTTTAA